In Pseudomonadota bacterium, a single window of DNA contains:
- the dnaK gene encoding molecular chaperone DnaK, giving the protein MSKVIGIDLGTTNSCVAVIDNGEPVVIPNSEGSRTTASVVGFTQGGERRVGQIAKRQAVTNPECTVYSVKRLMGRKFDSEEAKRHAAHVPYQVVAGDNADAAVLVHGKQHSPPEVSAMILRAMREVAEDYLGHGVSEAVITVPAYFDDAQRQATKAAGRIAGLKVKRIINEPTAASLAYGLEHKGAQRIVVYDLGGGTFDVSVLEISAGVFNVRSTCGDTLLGGEDFDQRVIEYLAQGFEKDTGISLLSDRIALQRLKEQAERARHELSSSLETEINLPFIAADRSGPKHLVRTLKRAELELMVDDLVERTLKPCQQALDDGCLSKDEIDAIILVGGMTRMPLVQRRVQDFFGRTPSKDVSPDEVVAVGAALQGAALGGQMDEVLLLDVTPLSIGVETGGGVFHKLIPRNTTVPTRKGEIFTTSLDNQAFVPVHVLQGERNMAADNTTLAKFELAPIPPAPRGVPQIQVSFDVDANGIVHVSAKDLGTGREQSIRVTSASGLSEAKIQRLIDEAESYRQSDAKRRELAELRNSAEALLYSSENAVRECGDLVPADVIQAAQADIEMLREHLDANADAIAIREGLQQLEISAYAIADAMYGADSEEEAATTE; this is encoded by the coding sequence ATGAGCAAAGTCATCGGCATCGATCTGGGAACCACCAACAGCTGTGTCGCCGTGATCGACAACGGAGAGCCCGTCGTGATTCCCAACTCCGAGGGCAGCCGCACCACGGCCTCTGTCGTTGGCTTTACCCAGGGCGGCGAGCGGCGCGTGGGGCAGATCGCAAAACGGCAGGCGGTCACGAACCCCGAATGCACGGTGTACAGCGTCAAGCGCCTGATGGGACGCAAGTTCGACAGCGAGGAAGCAAAGCGGCACGCGGCCCACGTCCCCTACCAGGTCGTTGCCGGCGACAACGCCGATGCCGCGGTGCTGGTCCATGGCAAGCAGCACTCTCCGCCCGAAGTTTCGGCGATGATCTTGCGTGCGATGCGTGAAGTTGCCGAAGACTACCTGGGCCATGGCGTGAGCGAAGCCGTGATCACGGTTCCGGCCTACTTCGACGATGCCCAGCGACAGGCAACCAAGGCCGCGGGGCGCATCGCGGGATTGAAAGTCAAGCGCATTATCAACGAACCGACTGCTGCCTCGCTCGCCTACGGTCTGGAGCACAAAGGGGCCCAGCGCATCGTGGTATACGATCTGGGAGGTGGTACGTTCGACGTTTCCGTGCTCGAGATCTCGGCGGGCGTGTTCAACGTGCGCTCGACCTGCGGCGACACGCTGCTCGGAGGTGAGGACTTCGACCAACGCGTGATCGAGTACCTCGCGCAGGGCTTCGAGAAGGACACGGGCATCTCCTTGCTCTCTGACCGGATCGCGTTGCAGCGTCTGAAGGAGCAGGCCGAGCGTGCCCGGCATGAGCTTTCGAGCTCGCTCGAAACCGAGATCAACCTCCCGTTCATCGCTGCCGATCGGTCGGGTCCCAAACACCTCGTGCGCACGCTCAAGCGAGCGGAGCTGGAGCTGATGGTGGACGACCTGGTGGAGCGCACGCTCAAGCCCTGCCAGCAGGCGCTCGACGATGGGTGCCTGAGCAAGGACGAGATCGATGCCATCATTCTCGTGGGTGGGATGACGCGCATGCCCCTCGTGCAGAGACGCGTCCAGGATTTTTTCGGCAGGACGCCCAGCAAGGACGTGAGCCCCGACGAGGTGGTGGCAGTCGGTGCGGCCTTGCAGGGAGCAGCGTTGGGCGGCCAGATGGACGAAGTGCTCCTGCTCGATGTAACGCCGCTTTCGATCGGTGTGGAAACGGGCGGTGGCGTGTTCCACAAGCTCATTCCACGTAACACCACCGTACCCACCCGAAAGGGTGAGATCTTCACGACGAGCCTCGACAACCAGGCCTTCGTCCCCGTGCACGTTTTGCAGGGCGAACGCAACATGGCAGCCGATAACACCACGCTCGCCAAATTCGAGCTGGCGCCCATCCCTCCGGCTCCTCGTGGAGTGCCGCAGATCCAGGTGAGCTTCGACGTGGATGCCAACGGCATCGTTCACGTATCTGCGAAGGACCTGGGCACGGGACGCGAGCAGTCGATCCGCGTCACCTCGGCGAGCGGGCTGTCGGAGGCCAAGATCCAGCGCCTGATCGACGAGGCCGAAAGCTACCGGCAAAGCGACGCCAAGCGCCGGGAGCTCGCCGAGCTGCGCAACAGCGCGGAAGCCCTACTCTACAGCAGCGAAAACGCGGTACGGGAGTGCGGTGACCTCGTTCCCGCCGATGTCATCCAGGCTGCGCAGGCAGACATCGAGATGCTGCGCGAGCACCTCGACGCGAACGCCGATGCGATCGCCATCCGCGAAGGGTTGCAACAGCTGGAGATCAGCGCCTACGCAATCGCCGACGCGATGTACGGCGCCGACAGCGAAGAAGAGGCCGCCACTACGGAGTGA
- a CDS encoding anion-transporting ATPase, with protein sequence MADPLHARFVVVIGKGGVGKTTVSACLALRAARAGKRVLVAMCNVRERLSYALEVEPIGASNQTVLPGIEAVNMTPDKALEEYGLMVLKLRSLYKLIFENRLVTGFLRATPGLDAWAMLGKAQYHVAETDHTGRRRYDTVILDAPATGHGVDMLRVPRVILEVASPGLLRTEAERAWALLSDPKQAALCLVTLPEDMPTNEALELDQRVRTDLGLGTSCVVINRVLPPLFSPEQRDFVLGAMSSLDADSPLAGIARASRTRARWELLQQRCIAQLSAIPAPRIELPNLFVPEVRRPALMRLAELFDPPAPGPADAAAPGSMAC encoded by the coding sequence ATGGCGGACCCCCTGCATGCCCGGTTCGTCGTGGTCATCGGCAAGGGGGGTGTCGGTAAGACCACGGTCAGCGCCTGCCTGGCCCTACGCGCTGCGCGGGCCGGCAAGCGCGTGCTGGTCGCCATGTGCAACGTGCGCGAACGGCTGAGCTACGCGCTTGAAGTGGAACCGATCGGTGCCAGCAACCAGACCGTGCTGCCGGGGATCGAAGCTGTCAACATGACACCGGACAAGGCGCTCGAGGAGTACGGCTTGATGGTGCTCAAGCTGCGGTCGCTATACAAGCTGATCTTCGAAAACCGCCTGGTCACAGGCTTTCTACGGGCCACGCCTGGCCTCGATGCCTGGGCCATGCTCGGCAAAGCACAGTATCACGTCGCTGAGACCGACCACACAGGACGCCGCCGCTACGACACGGTGATTCTCGACGCGCCAGCCACAGGGCACGGCGTGGACATGCTGCGCGTACCGCGCGTCATCCTAGAGGTGGCCTCACCGGGTCTGCTGCGCACCGAAGCAGAACGCGCCTGGGCTCTGCTGTCGGATCCCAAGCAGGCCGCGCTGTGTCTCGTCACCCTGCCTGAAGACATGCCCACCAACGAGGCCCTCGAGCTCGACCAGCGGGTGCGAACCGACCTCGGCCTCGGCACGTCGTGTGTCGTGATCAACCGTGTACTACCGCCACTGTTCAGTCCCGAACAACGCGATTTCGTGCTTGGCGCCATGAGCTCGCTCGACGCCGACTCGCCCCTTGCTGGTATTGCACGCGCGAGCCGAACACGTGCGCGTTGGGAACTGCTGCAGCAACGCTGCATCGCCCAACTGAGTGCAATTCCTGCCCCCCGCATCGAGCTACCCAACCTGTTTGTGCCGGAGGTGCGACGCCCTGCGCTGATGCGCCTGGCCGAGCTCTTCGATCCGCCCGCGCCTGGCCCCGCGGATGCGGCCGCTCCTGGATCCATGGCCTGCTGA
- a CDS encoding tetratricopeptide repeat protein: MATAQTARARNACTILLAGDGEPMVEALCQGLRRRSFHVATCSGQHAPELVHELAPDLVLLVGQASGRGATQVLRSLSGDVQTAVIPVALLANDASLASDLTAFRHGAVAVLQRQASADALAQQISELLGELPDRSGRMHGPLVETTLDELIGALSGALRSGILSVHPQDPCVKAQALRLVLTGGRPVSEAIEDFVVRLRPLVESAEPLEYEFQEELSARLRVLDASGQSAAADAAVLAGLRVLLVSNDPAATDALAQALRREQAVVAVTDGHGSALTRVRGLDPLVVVLDKAGFEREGFKVISKLRADVRLRWASVLIADWEELWPSSVSGRAVGRLAAQIAPIVEVDESLRSFARGRDGFDTRLELVGPGRLLRALVGSGRTLHVTIANRRVTLELDLAERLVVGARAELQDAQRTTFEGANALSVLLAIASGRVRVEQRAMPESANLMLPVDDAVSAGEAEPRPIKISVLPAGVAGQGVQLPRAAVSASPRAAWSDTTETRVGSRAAHAGEPAQDSGTAGDGAEVAVGADRATDAEPAQGTSRGAELAQSTSRTRGAGDAGGFRQSVSNGERPAASVESQRPSSAAFPAVGEPPPPAGLVAAKRAGASAPPGTVAVPVLSSQRPREPQATSTGNERSQHARQEPEPGADEQTTLRPPAASGSRETSRAKPVHALPAKPAGASVHARYAWMVVAALAMVMLGGVAALWINPTQPAEQGPTPPAFPPEVELPGLSEAAAAEAHRVAKAAAGPDPSLRPRPAGGAIPPAAMREPASASAAEIAGEAHTELRARPPPAAPPPAARVATRQRKAPAGRTSVSSVSGLMKRAKQQLRARDLDGAERSFHEVLEQDPKAHHAMAGLARIYLTRGQGAEAVRFTIGIVRKRPRRAAYWILHGDALALTHDEQGARQAWQAALKLKPDSAGAKQRLEGRR; this comes from the coding sequence ATGGCTACAGCGCAGACCGCGCGCGCGCGCAACGCTTGCACGATCCTGTTGGCCGGAGACGGAGAGCCCATGGTCGAGGCGCTGTGCCAAGGCCTGCGACGTCGCAGCTTTCATGTAGCGACCTGCTCGGGGCAGCACGCGCCCGAACTTGTGCACGAGCTTGCGCCTGACCTGGTCCTGCTCGTGGGTCAGGCCTCGGGTCGGGGTGCCACACAAGTGCTCCGCTCGCTTTCGGGCGACGTGCAGACTGCGGTGATTCCGGTGGCGCTGTTGGCGAACGATGCGAGTCTGGCGAGCGACCTCACGGCGTTTCGACACGGCGCGGTTGCGGTCCTGCAGCGACAGGCGAGCGCCGACGCCCTGGCGCAGCAGATCAGCGAGCTGTTGGGGGAGCTGCCCGATCGTTCGGGCCGGATGCACGGGCCGCTGGTCGAAACGACCCTGGATGAGCTGATCGGCGCGCTCTCGGGCGCGCTTCGCAGCGGCATTCTATCGGTCCATCCCCAAGATCCCTGTGTAAAGGCACAGGCCCTGCGTTTGGTGCTCACCGGAGGACGCCCCGTGAGCGAGGCCATCGAGGATTTCGTGGTGCGGCTCAGGCCCTTGGTCGAAAGCGCGGAACCGCTTGAGTACGAGTTCCAGGAGGAGCTGAGCGCTCGTCTCCGCGTCCTGGACGCCAGCGGCCAGTCGGCTGCTGCTGACGCAGCCGTGCTGGCTGGCCTGCGCGTGCTGCTCGTGAGCAACGATCCGGCAGCGACAGACGCCCTCGCGCAGGCCCTGCGCAGGGAGCAAGCCGTGGTGGCCGTTACCGACGGACACGGCAGCGCGCTGACCCGGGTTCGTGGTCTCGACCCACTCGTGGTGGTGTTGGACAAGGCCGGCTTCGAGCGTGAGGGGTTCAAGGTTATCAGCAAGCTGCGCGCCGACGTACGGCTGCGCTGGGCGTCGGTTCTCATCGCGGACTGGGAAGAGCTGTGGCCGAGCTCGGTTTCGGGGCGCGCAGTCGGCAGGCTGGCTGCGCAGATCGCGCCGATCGTCGAGGTTGACGAAAGCCTGCGCAGTTTTGCGCGCGGTCGCGATGGTTTCGATACGAGGCTCGAGCTGGTGGGTCCCGGGCGCTTGCTGAGGGCGCTGGTGGGCAGCGGTCGAACGCTGCATGTGACCATAGCCAACCGGCGCGTGACGCTCGAGCTCGATCTCGCCGAGCGTCTCGTGGTAGGCGCGCGTGCCGAGCTTCAGGACGCGCAGCGAACGACCTTCGAAGGCGCCAACGCCTTGTCTGTGCTGCTGGCGATCGCGTCGGGCCGCGTGCGTGTGGAACAGCGAGCCATGCCCGAGTCCGCGAATCTCATGCTGCCCGTCGACGACGCGGTGAGCGCGGGCGAGGCCGAGCCCAGACCCATCAAGATCTCGGTGCTGCCCGCTGGTGTGGCGGGGCAAGGCGTGCAGCTGCCGCGAGCCGCGGTCAGCGCCTCGCCTCGCGCGGCCTGGTCGGACACCACGGAAACGCGAGTCGGCTCAAGGGCGGCCCACGCTGGCGAGCCAGCACAGGATTCCGGAACGGCGGGCGATGGGGCCGAGGTTGCTGTGGGAGCGGATCGGGCCACCGATGCAGAGCCGGCCCAGGGGACTTCGCGCGGTGCAGAGCTGGCCCAGAGTACCTCGCGCACGCGTGGCGCTGGGGACGCAGGGGGTTTCCGGCAGAGCGTGTCCAACGGCGAGCGGCCGGCTGCGAGCGTGGAAAGCCAGCGTCCTAGCTCGGCGGCGTTTCCGGCCGTCGGGGAACCACCGCCACCCGCCGGTCTGGTTGCCGCGAAGCGGGCGGGCGCGAGCGCACCGCCGGGCACGGTGGCCGTCCCCGTGCTTTCGTCCCAACGACCCCGGGAGCCTCAGGCAACTTCCACCGGAAACGAACGCTCCCAACACGCAAGGCAGGAACCGGAACCCGGCGCCGACGAGCAGACTACCTTGCGGCCGCCGGCCGCGTCGGGCTCCAGGGAGACCTCGAGGGCGAAGCCTGTGCACGCGCTGCCCGCGAAGCCAGCGGGAGCCAGCGTGCACGCGCGTTATGCCTGGATGGTCGTTGCGGCGCTGGCAATGGTGATGTTGGGAGGCGTGGCTGCCCTTTGGATAAACCCGACCCAGCCGGCGGAGCAAGGACCAACCCCGCCCGCTTTTCCGCCGGAGGTAGAGCTGCCGGGGCTTTCCGAGGCCGCTGCTGCCGAGGCCCATCGCGTGGCCAAAGCCGCTGCAGGGCCGGATCCTTCCCTGCGGCCTCGTCCCGCAGGTGGCGCAATACCACCCGCCGCGATGCGTGAGCCCGCGTCCGCTTCGGCCGCCGAGATCGCTGGGGAGGCGCACACCGAGCTTCGCGCCCGGCCACCCCCTGCCGCCCCGCCTCCCGCTGCCCGGGTCGCCACGCGCCAGCGCAAGGCTCCGGCTGGGCGCACAAGCGTGTCCAGTGTGTCCGGCCTGATGAAGCGGGCCAAGCAGCAGCTCAGAGCCAGGGATCTCGACGGCGCCGAGCGATCGTTTCACGAGGTGCTCGAGCAGGACCCCAAAGCCCACCACGCCATGGCTGGGCTGGCTCGGATCTATCTGACGCGAGGCCAGGGCGCGGAAGCTGTGCGTTTCACGATCGGGATCGTGCGCAAGCGGCCGCGGCGCGCGGCCTACTGGATCCTGCACGGCGACGCCCTGGCGTTGACTCACGACGAGCAAGGCGCCCGGCAGGCGTGGCAGGCGGCGCTCAAGCTCAAACCGGACAGCGCGGGCGCAAAGCAGCGCCTCGAGGGCCGCCGCTAG
- a CDS encoding septum formation initiator family protein — translation MRNTFGWLLPFSVLVFAAVAVPLRMLDEQGLPRYRALRAELQQVKRANQRARRELVDLQRLVEGLKHDPVAIERIARDELGMIRRNEIVFQFSH, via the coding sequence ATGCGCAATACGTTTGGTTGGCTGCTACCGTTTTCAGTACTGGTCTTTGCTGCCGTGGCAGTACCCTTGCGCATGTTGGACGAGCAGGGGCTGCCTCGTTATCGGGCCTTGCGTGCAGAGTTGCAGCAGGTCAAGCGTGCCAACCAGCGCGCGCGTCGTGAGCTGGTAGACCTGCAGCGGCTCGTGGAAGGGCTGAAGCACGATCCCGTCGCTATCGAGCGAATCGCGCGCGACGAGCTCGGTATGATCCGCAGAAACGAGATAGTGTTTCAATTCTCTCACTAG
- the hrcA gene encoding heat-inducible transcriptional repressor HrcA, with product MQDVGELNDRARRILVAVVKEYIATAEPVGSRAVSRRYERTLSAATIRSVLADLDELGYVTQPHTSAGRVPLERGFRLFVDALVQLQQVSDLERNTIEQSVVQLRSGGPDAMRAIGQALSELAGAAALVLPPGPEQEPLAQLRFVVLQGRQVLAVIVTTSGTIENRILEIEAQLSLDETERIHNYMEQWLDGRTLKELRDAVAQAALGECGRVRALSRRVAELLTRTLDCGRRSESLLVEGEAALFEQPEFAEVEQVCDVLNALKDRERLLELLDRTLAAEKVQVWIGSELPFENQHVALSAITAGYGQPGRPAGSVALLGPARMDYGRLMPLVKFTAEAMGVLLTERKPRGSC from the coding sequence ATGCAAGACGTCGGTGAGCTCAACGATCGCGCTCGAAGAATCCTGGTCGCTGTGGTCAAGGAATACATCGCCACGGCCGAGCCCGTAGGGTCTCGCGCGGTTTCACGGCGCTACGAGAGAACGCTTTCCGCAGCAACCATCCGCAGTGTCCTGGCAGACCTCGATGAGCTGGGATACGTGACTCAGCCGCACACCAGCGCGGGTCGCGTCCCGCTCGAGCGCGGATTCCGGCTTTTTGTCGACGCGTTGGTCCAGCTCCAGCAGGTCAGTGATCTGGAGCGAAACACCATCGAACAAAGCGTTGTTCAGCTGCGCTCTGGAGGCCCAGACGCGATGCGAGCCATCGGCCAGGCGCTGTCAGAGCTCGCGGGTGCGGCCGCCCTCGTGCTGCCCCCCGGCCCGGAACAGGAGCCCTTGGCCCAGCTGCGTTTCGTGGTTTTGCAGGGCCGCCAGGTACTCGCTGTAATCGTGACGACGTCGGGCACCATCGAAAACCGAATCCTGGAGATCGAGGCTCAACTCAGCCTCGACGAAACCGAGCGAATCCATAACTACATGGAGCAATGGTTGGATGGGCGCACCCTGAAGGAGCTGCGGGACGCGGTCGCGCAGGCGGCCCTCGGTGAGTGTGGCCGAGTGCGTGCCCTGAGTCGACGCGTTGCCGAGCTGCTCACGAGGACGCTTGATTGCGGCCGGCGATCCGAGAGCCTGCTCGTGGAAGGCGAGGCTGCGCTTTTCGAGCAGCCCGAGTTCGCGGAGGTCGAGCAGGTGTGCGATGTGCTGAATGCACTCAAGGACCGGGAGCGACTGCTCGAGCTTCTGGATCGCACCCTGGCCGCCGAGAAAGTTCAGGTGTGGATCGGTTCCGAGCTTCCCTTCGAAAACCAGCACGTGGCCCTGAGCGCGATCACGGCTGGCTACGGTCAACCCGGGCGACCGGCCGGCAGCGTGGCGCTTCTCGGGCCGGCACGCATGGACTACGGGCGACTCATGCCCCTGGTCAAATTCACAGCCGAAGCCATGGGGGTCTTGCTGACCGAGCGGAAACCACGGGGGTCATGCTGA
- a CDS encoding sensor domain-containing diguanylate cyclase: MTTLVHTALALRKTARAGVGYACALALAVLDLLGVFLVSPEELGPGHVIVGLVWTTVFFSRAGARVSGDQARNKDWFNVELGLLLLGAFHAVLQVAGGLTSRAHPAGYILIALLTSLSSPRSGRLLVLSALLFEAGLYFFAEQRQDLHGFALHAVFLVVFGSLNLLVLRAELGRMRLRYRNNQIQHKRKLEADARLFRLVGASSQSARDDERLFRSSVDQVHQFLHYTLAMLKQTLDLHTCVLLLKDDSGARLRIAEAASDSDDLAEGPFPCGEGAVGAAASRGQLTNLEHLRPGYEGVCYYRGPAPVRAFVAVPVRESSEVCGALCADRLADRPFEAHEEQVLAQAAGHALRALENERVFVQLLRSKHEQTVLHKASRALGAALNADDVWSAALEAATDVVAFDFAAITHYDPKARRHTVRRAVGEGARALEHLSFRDNASLTAMAVKNRHYLPYRGEYDHQQQTVYTRKANLKHMRSVLILPLIVREQANGTLALAARRKDAFSDGTRFTLQALANQLAVALANAASVRRLEELATTDGLTGCYNKRAFLEEFDKKLKSAQRFGRRLSLVITDIDHFKSVNDTYGHAAGDHVIRQLAVVLKDLKRETDVVARFGGEEFCLLCEETDTEGALQLAERVRETLEATVIQTELGKVRVTCSLGVATYPEDASDQTSLFEQADRALYSAKNGGRNQVRAARAS, translated from the coding sequence ATGACCACGCTCGTTCATACCGCCCTGGCACTGCGCAAGACCGCACGAGCCGGCGTGGGCTACGCGTGCGCGCTCGCTTTGGCGGTCCTGGATCTGCTCGGGGTCTTCCTGGTGTCGCCCGAGGAGTTGGGACCAGGACACGTCATCGTGGGGCTCGTGTGGACGACCGTGTTTTTCAGCCGGGCCGGTGCACGTGTGAGCGGCGATCAGGCTCGAAACAAGGACTGGTTCAACGTCGAGCTCGGACTGCTGCTGCTTGGCGCGTTTCACGCCGTTCTGCAGGTGGCAGGCGGACTGACGAGCCGCGCCCATCCAGCCGGCTACATCCTGATCGCGTTGTTGACGTCGTTGTCGAGCCCACGCTCGGGGCGGTTGTTGGTGCTGAGCGCGCTGCTCTTCGAAGCCGGTCTCTATTTCTTCGCCGAGCAGCGACAAGACCTCCACGGCTTCGCGCTGCATGCGGTCTTTCTTGTGGTCTTTGGCTCGCTCAATCTCCTCGTGTTGCGTGCCGAGCTCGGCCGGATGCGGCTGAGGTACAGGAACAACCAGATCCAGCACAAACGCAAGCTCGAAGCGGACGCTCGCCTGTTCCGCCTGGTCGGCGCCTCGAGCCAGAGTGCCCGAGATGATGAACGCTTGTTTCGTTCCAGCGTCGATCAAGTGCACCAGTTTCTGCATTACACGCTTGCAATGCTGAAGCAGACACTGGATCTGCACACGTGCGTGCTACTGCTCAAGGACGACTCAGGGGCCCGGCTGCGCATCGCCGAGGCAGCCTCCGACAGCGACGACCTGGCGGAGGGCCCGTTCCCTTGCGGTGAGGGTGCTGTCGGAGCCGCGGCCAGCAGAGGTCAGCTGACCAACTTGGAGCACCTCAGGCCCGGCTACGAGGGCGTCTGCTATTACCGCGGGCCTGCGCCAGTGCGCGCCTTCGTCGCGGTGCCGGTCAGGGAAAGCTCCGAGGTATGCGGTGCGCTGTGCGCGGACCGGCTTGCTGATCGCCCATTCGAGGCGCACGAGGAGCAGGTGCTCGCGCAGGCGGCCGGCCATGCGCTGCGGGCGCTGGAGAACGAACGCGTGTTCGTGCAGCTGCTGCGTTCCAAGCACGAGCAGACCGTTCTTCACAAGGCTTCGCGGGCGCTGGGTGCTGCGCTGAACGCGGACGACGTGTGGAGCGCCGCGCTCGAGGCCGCCACCGACGTGGTGGCTTTCGACTTCGCTGCGATCACGCACTACGACCCCAAGGCCCGCAGGCACACCGTGCGGCGAGCGGTGGGCGAAGGGGCTCGCGCCCTCGAGCATCTGAGCTTCAGGGATAACGCCTCCCTCACCGCCATGGCCGTGAAGAACCGCCATTATCTACCCTACCGCGGCGAGTACGATCACCAGCAACAGACAGTCTACACTCGCAAGGCCAACCTCAAGCACATGCGGTCTGTGCTGATCTTGCCGCTGATCGTGCGCGAGCAGGCCAATGGTACGCTGGCGCTGGCCGCACGCCGCAAGGACGCCTTCTCGGACGGAACGCGCTTCACCCTGCAGGCCCTGGCCAACCAGTTGGCCGTCGCGCTCGCGAACGCCGCTTCGGTGCGGCGACTCGAGGAGCTGGCAACGACCGACGGCCTCACCGGCTGCTACAACAAGCGAGCGTTCCTCGAGGAGTTCGACAAGAAACTCAAGAGTGCACAGCGCTTCGGCCGTCGACTCTCGCTCGTCATCACCGATATCGATCACTTCAAGAGCGTCAACGACACGTACGGTCACGCAGCAGGCGACCACGTCATCAGGCAGCTCGCCGTGGTGCTCAAGGATTTGAAGCGCGAGACCGATGTAGTGGCGCGGTTCGGTGGTGAGGAGTTTTGCCTTCTGTGCGAGGAGACCGACACCGAAGGGGCGCTCCAGCTGGCCGAGCGGGTGCGCGAGACGCTTGAAGCCACCGTCATCCAAACCGAATTGGGCAAGGTGCGGGTTACCTGCTCGCTGGGCGTGGCCACGTATCCCGAGGACGCCTCGGACCAGACCAGCTTGTTCGAGCAGGCGGACCGAGCCCTGTACAGCGCCAAGAATGGGGGGCGCAATCAGGTCAGAGCGGCCCGCGCCAGCTAG
- the pssA gene encoding CDP-diacylglycerol--serine O-phosphatidyltransferase: protein MRFDLRKSLFILPNLFTLSGIFCGFYAVVLCSLAETEDDLYRACLLIVYAILFDMIDGRVARLTHTQSAFGTQMDSLADVLSFGLAPGLVVYRWSLHSLGSLGIGASFLFVAAGAIRLARFNVMSMRQERHRTKRVPPKYVVGLPIPGAAGILVSLVGANHAVSGHLPGSPIPVLCLVLVLCFLMVSTVRFRSFKDLHLSWGTVLTVIAAMGSSAWLALRFHVAFALVWLLTCYVGIGIAEFVYSLTRRGLQRRELARAAEEEEELTTPS from the coding sequence TTGCGTTTTGATTTGCGAAAAAGCCTGTTCATTTTGCCGAACCTGTTCACCTTGTCGGGCATCTTTTGCGGCTTCTATGCCGTGGTCTTGTGCTCGCTCGCGGAAACGGAAGACGATCTGTATCGGGCTTGTCTTTTGATCGTCTACGCGATCTTGTTCGACATGATCGACGGTCGCGTAGCCCGCTTGACGCACACACAGAGTGCCTTCGGCACGCAGATGGACTCGCTGGCTGACGTGCTGTCCTTTGGCCTGGCGCCGGGCCTGGTGGTCTACAGATGGTCTCTGCATTCCCTGGGGTCGCTGGGCATCGGAGCATCCTTCCTCTTCGTCGCGGCCGGTGCAATTCGCTTGGCTCGCTTCAACGTCATGAGCATGCGGCAGGAGCGGCACCGAACCAAGAGGGTGCCGCCCAAGTACGTCGTGGGTCTACCCATCCCCGGTGCCGCCGGCATTCTGGTTTCGCTCGTCGGTGCCAACCATGCCGTGTCGGGCCACCTTCCCGGTTCGCCGATTCCTGTCCTGTGCCTGGTCCTGGTCTTGTGTTTTCTGATGGTGAGCACCGTCCGTTTTCGCTCCTTCAAGGATCTGCACCTGTCGTGGGGTACGGTGCTGACCGTCATCGCAGCCATGGGCAGCAGCGCGTGGCTCGCTCTGCGCTTTCACGTCGCGTTCGCTCTGGTGTGGTTGCTCACATGCTACGTCGGCATCGGCATCGCCGAATTCGTGTACTCCCTGACTCGGCGCGGACTTCAGCGGCGCGAGCTAGCTCGTGCTGCCGAGGAGGAAGAAGAGCTGACAACGCCGTCGTAA
- a CDS encoding nucleotide exchange factor GrpE, translating to MDQSESQSGSSDNGMGASESAPEQPEAGPPASQPASGEPETQDTASGAGEPQGGHEPAEPDPGPLVELAAEHRRLKDQLLRTAADFDNFRKRSRRDVEDARIRGAEDAIREFLPVVDNLERAIAAGKDAVEAKAILEGVQMVLKLFEDASQRMGLRRIEAVGSAFDPTRHEAIQQLESAEHEPGSIITQVAPGYLFGERLLRAAMVVVARRPSSATPAGSEEEGEQNDPS from the coding sequence GTGGACCAAAGCGAAAGTCAGTCAGGTTCCTCAGACAACGGCATGGGCGCCTCGGAATCTGCCCCGGAGCAACCCGAAGCGGGGCCCCCTGCCAGCCAGCCCGCTTCGGGCGAGCCAGAAACGCAGGATACGGCATCCGGGGCCGGTGAACCCCAAGGCGGACACGAGCCGGCCGAGCCGGATCCGGGTCCCCTGGTCGAGCTGGCGGCTGAGCACCGGCGCCTAAAGGACCAGCTACTGCGAACCGCAGCCGACTTCGACAACTTCCGCAAGCGCTCGCGGCGCGACGTCGAGGACGCGCGGATACGCGGCGCCGAAGACGCCATCCGCGAGTTCCTGCCCGTGGTAGACAACCTCGAGCGGGCGATCGCCGCAGGCAAGGACGCGGTCGAGGCGAAGGCCATTCTGGAGGGCGTTCAGATGGTGCTCAAGCTGTTCGAGGATGCCAGCCAGCGGATGGGACTCAGGCGTATTGAAGCCGTCGGCTCAGCCTTCGATCCAACCCGGCACGAGGCGATCCAGCAGCTCGAAAGCGCAGAGCACGAACCGGGGAGCATCATCACTCAGGTTGCGCCCGGTTATCTCTTCGGGGAGCGGCTGCTGCGAGCCGCCATGGTCGTGGTGGCGCGCAGGCCCAGTTCGGCGACCCCTGCAGGCAGCGAGGAAGAAGGAGAGCAGAACGACCCATCATGA